A window of Hymenobacter aerilatus contains these coding sequences:
- a CDS encoding carbohydrate binding domain-containing protein: MSDTDKQDRNQLIFNDFEALSGWLPATSSLTKERAHSGQWSIKTDQQNEYSLTYTNTLETLSAGRFSKVRLSGWVYLTQLSNVTLSLKVVRSAEDDTVLFFEQIDLAELVTSPNQWVKVSKEVTLPADITSDNQLLFYMWRANSTWPT, encoded by the coding sequence GTGTCTGATACTGATAAGCAGGATAGAAATCAGCTTATTTTCAATGATTTTGAGGCGTTGTCGGGGTGGCTGCCGGCTACCTCCAGCCTGACCAAAGAAAGAGCCCATTCCGGCCAGTGGTCGATAAAAACTGATCAGCAGAATGAGTACAGTCTAACATATACTAATACATTGGAGACTTTGTCGGCCGGTCGTTTCTCTAAAGTCCGGCTCTCGGGCTGGGTGTACCTGACGCAGCTCAGCAACGTGACCCTGAGCCTTAAAGTGGTGCGCTCGGCGGAGGATGATACCGTCTTGTTTTTTGAGCAGATTGACTTGGCTGAACTAGTAACCAGCCCCAATCAATGGGTAAAAGTGTCTAAAGAGGTAACGCTGCCAGCAGACATCACTTCAGATAACCAGCTGCTCTTTTATATGTGGCGCGCAAATTCCACTTGGCCTACCTAG
- a CDS encoding DUF2079 domain-containing protein, with the protein MLSIVQYPANLRRLIYWLLAAELSLFTVMRSEFGYYLSPVLLYATGVVACAATYYYTRHRPWNLSLPQTSVSGRSSWLVIAIVAGLGMWLCATKVQEAIHNYLIQISSSDIIPALSIYTKRFLQHEEVYTPFTQELGYFALPTYLPATWFPYLLPEWLRFDYRWMSSALLAVGIAGYLVVVARLRESAYNTAILASLPFVLTYATIRTEASIFGFTVECMIIGYYFLLLTGILLRSWPLQAVALILCLLSRFSLVVWGPLYFFLLFFQESRQRALLLLGTVAAGILVFYVVPFMSHDWGLFMRVQAAYTDVAVGEWLHLNNQGKPYHLYNGVGLGNFFYRFGTGELVDRIRLLKKVHLVLVVCITLGAGWLYWRQRAPRTDYRVYAILVLKLYLITFYAFIQVPYSYLASVGIFTSLFLVLLVAGTTPPAVAVEGNRT; encoded by the coding sequence ATGCTTTCGATAGTACAATACCCTGCCAATCTGAGGCGTCTGATTTACTGGCTGCTGGCCGCTGAGCTGTCCTTGTTCACTGTGATGCGCAGTGAATTTGGCTATTACCTGAGTCCAGTGCTGCTGTATGCAACAGGCGTAGTGGCCTGTGCGGCAACCTATTATTACACGCGGCACCGCCCCTGGAATCTGTCGTTGCCTCAGACGAGCGTTTCTGGTCGCTCTTCCTGGCTGGTAATAGCCATAGTGGCTGGTCTGGGCATGTGGCTTTGCGCTACCAAAGTTCAGGAGGCAATTCATAATTATCTCATTCAGATTTCGTCGTCTGATATTATTCCGGCGCTCAGTATCTATACCAAGCGCTTTCTACAGCACGAGGAGGTGTACACACCCTTTACACAGGAACTGGGCTATTTTGCCTTGCCTACCTACTTGCCCGCAACATGGTTTCCTTACCTGCTACCTGAGTGGCTGCGGTTTGACTACCGTTGGATGAGTAGCGCCCTGCTCGCAGTAGGCATAGCGGGCTACCTGGTAGTAGTAGCGCGGCTGCGCGAGTCGGCCTACAACACGGCCATACTGGCTTCATTGCCCTTCGTGCTCACCTACGCCACCATACGTACCGAGGCCTCCATTTTCGGCTTCACGGTAGAGTGCATGATTATTGGCTACTATTTTCTGTTGTTAACGGGCATTCTACTACGTTCATGGCCTTTGCAAGCCGTCGCCCTTATACTATGCCTTTTATCACGCTTCTCGCTGGTTGTCTGGGGGCCGCTTTACTTTTTCCTGCTCTTTTTTCAAGAGTCCCGGCAACGTGCGCTACTGCTGTTGGGCACAGTAGCGGCTGGCATACTCGTGTTCTATGTAGTGCCTTTTATGTCGCACGATTGGGGGCTGTTTATGCGGGTACAGGCTGCTTACACGGATGTGGCAGTGGGCGAATGGCTTCATCTAAATAATCAGGGGAAGCCCTACCATCTGTATAATGGAGTAGGCCTGGGTAACTTTTTCTACCGTTTTGGTACTGGCGAGCTAGTTGACCGCATACGATTGCTCAAGAAGGTGCATCTCGTGCTAGTTGTATGTATTACGTTGGGAGCCGGTTGGCTGTATTGGCGCCAGCGTGCACCTCGTACTGACTACCGAGTGTATGCTATCTTAGTGTTAAAGCTGTATTTGATTACGTTTTATGCGTTTATTCAGGTTCCGTACAGCTACCTGGCCTCAGTTGGTATATTCACGTCGTTGTTTTTGGTGTTGCTGGTTGCTGGTACCACACCGCCAGCTGTAGCAGTGGAAGGCAACAGAACCTGA